The genomic segment CGACGGTGACACCGGCGAGGTCGGCCTGGCCGACGCGAGCGCACCGGTCCTCGCGGCGACCACCGGCGGGCCGGCCGAGTGGAACGGCACCGGCGTCACCGCCGACGGGCACCGGGTGAAGGTGCTCGGCAACGTCGGTTCCGCGGCCGACGCCCAGGCCGCGGCGGACGCGGGTGCCGAGGGCGTCGGCCTGTTCCGCACCGAGTTCTGCTACCTCGACGCCAGCACCGAACCCACGGTCGAAGCCCAGCGCGCGGCTTACACCGCGGTTCTCGCCCCGTTCAAGGGCAAGCCGGTCATCGTCCGCACCCTCGACGCCGGGGCCGACAAGCCGCTCGCCTTCCTCTCCCCCGACACCGAGCCGAACCCGGCGCTGGGCGTGCGCGGCCTGCGGATCGCCTTCGACCGGCCCGAAATCCTCGACCGCCAGCTGGAAGCCATCGCGCTCGCCGCGCGGGATTCCGGCGCCGAGGTGTCGGTGATGGCGCCGATGGTGGCCACCGCGGCCGAGGCCGCCTGGTTCGCCGAGCGCGTGCACGCCGCCGGGATCGCCAGGGCGGGCGTGATGATCGAGATCCCCGCCGCCGCCTTGGCCGCGCGCGAGATCCTCGACGCCGTCGACTTCGTTTCGATCGGCACCAACGACCTCGCCCAGTACACCTTCGCCGCCGACCGCCAGCTCGGCGCGGTAGCCGCGCTCAACGACCCGTGGCAGCCCGCGTTGCTGCGGCTGATCGCGTTGATCGGCAAGGCCGCCGCGGAAACCGGCAAGCCCGCCGGCGTCTGCGGTGAAGCGGCGGCCGACCCGCACCTGGCGCGCGTGCTCGCCGGACTCGGGTTGACCAGCCTGTCGATGAACGCCGCCGCGGTGCGCGCGGTCGGCGCGAGCCTGGCGGCGGTAACGCTCGAAGAGTGCGAAGAAGCCGCGGCGGCGGCACTCGCGGCCGCCGATCCGGCGAAAGCCCGTCAGGCCGTCAAAGCCAGGTGACCCGCCACGGCGTGCGCACCTGGAGCCGCCCGAACCGGTAGTAGCGCGGGGTCCGGATCTGCACGGATCCCGCGTACACCGAACCGGTCAGCACGAAACGCGGGCGGCCGGACGCGCGGTCGAACTCGGTCCGGTCGGTCAGGCTGCCCGCCACCACCCGGACGTCCGATGTGGACAGTGAGGCGTGCGGCGGCAGCAGCAGTTCCACCGAACCGGCGGCCACGTTCAGTTCGATCCGCACTTCGGTGTGGCTGATCGCCGCTTCGCTGAAGTCCAGTTCGGTCGAACCAATCTGGTTCTGCACCAGGATCTCGTGCGGCACCCGCCACTGCCCCGCCCGCTTCGAGCTGCCCAGCATGGTCTTGAGCACCAGCCGGTCGCGCCGGGCGGGCACCGTGCCGTTCGCGCCGTGGTGGACCAGCCCCGGCAGATCGGTGAGCACGCGGTTCAGTTCACCGCGGGTGCGCGCGGCCAGCGCCAGGTCGGTGCGTGCGGTGAACTCCTCGAGATCGAGCAGGCCCTGCCCGACCGCCTTCTGCAGCAACGCCGCGACGTGGTCCCGTTCGGCGTCGGAGACACGCAGTTCGCGATCGCTCACCAGCGGTGGCGACGACCGTTGCGGATCACCAGCGGGCCGCCGTGCACCCGGCCGGTCACGATGATGGTCGGCGAGCCGGAGGCGGGCTGCCGCTTGCGCTTGTCCTCCACCGAACCCCACTTGATCTCGGTGATGGCGTTGAGGTCCACCCCGGCCTCGTCCGGGACGACCAGTTCGACCCCGCCCCACTTGGTGTCCAGCTCGATGTAGATCACCGGCGAGGTGAGCACCGCCTCGGTGAAGTCGAGCTTGGTGCTCGCGTACTTGTTGCGGACCAGCAGGTGCGACGGCACTTGCCACTCCCCGCTGCGCTTGAGGTTCGAGGCGTGCGCCCGCAGTTCGAGCGGCTTGCCGGACGGCGGCGTGTACGGGTAGCTGTGGGCCGCCGACGGCGCCGGGGCCGCTCCGGTGGCCAAGACCGGAGCGGCGTCCCGATGCACCAGTCCCGGCAGGTCCGCGAGCACGGAGTTGAGCTCACCGCGGGTGCGGGACGCCAGCGCCTTGTCGGTGCGTTCGGTGAACTCGTCGAGATCGAGCATTCCCCGGCCGATCGCCTTCTGCAGCACCCCGACCACGTGCTCGCGTTCCGCGTCGGAGACGCGCAGGTCGCGCGGGCTGAACTCCTTCGGCTGCTCGGGGGCGGTCTTCCCGGCCTCCCCCTCGTCGTTCGACTCGGCCGGTACCGGAAGCTGGTCGGTCTGCGGCTCACCCATGCGAACCATGCTAAATCGGGGACGCGAGCAGCGGATCCGGGATTTTCCCTGACTGGTCCCGGGGGGCTAGGTGCTGTCCGGTGAGTCTGGTCGATGGGCCGCCTGGGCGCGGAGAGCGCGACCTTGGCTTACCGGACAGCACCTACGTGTCGAGGCCGTGCTCGATGGCGTACCTGGCCAGCTCGACGCGGTTGTGCAGCTGGAGCTTCCGCAGCGTCGACTGCACGTGGTTTTCCACTGTGCGGTGTGAGATCACCAGTTTCTCGGCGATCTGGCGCGCGGTCAGTCCTTTCGCGACCTGCCGCAGCACGTCGGTCTCGCGCTCGGTCAGCCGCGGCGGTTCTCCGGCGACCGTCGGCGCATCGGCCATCCGCCGGTACTCCCCGAGCACCAGGCCCGCGAGCCCGGCGGTGAACACCGTGTCGCCCGCCGCGGTCCGGCGCACGGCCTCGGCCAGCTCGGTCGACGACGCCGACTTCACCAGGTAACCGGAGGCGCCCGCCTTCACCGCTTCCAGCACGTCCTCGTGCTCCCCGCTGGCGGACAGCACGAGCACCTTGGTCTCCGGCAGCGCACCGGTGATCGCCCTGGTCGCGGTCACCCCGGAGGTCTCGCCGAGGTTCATGTCCATCAGCACCACGTCCGGGCGCACGGTCCTGGCGATCCGGATCGCCGCGTCGCCGTCGGGTGCGGTGGCGAGCACCTCGAACCCGTGCTCGCCGAGGTCCCTGGCCACGCCGTCACGCCAGATCGGGTGGTCGTCGACCACCATCACCGAAATCGCGCTCATCCCGGGGCTCCCTTCGGCACGCGGATCTCCCATTCGGTCCCCGCTCCGGGCGCGGTGTCCAGGCTGATCGTGCCACCCAGCCCGGCCACCCGGCCCCGAATGGAGTTGGCCACCCCTAGACGTCCCTCGGCCCGCGCCAGTTCCAGTCGGCCGGCGGGAATTCCGGGTCCGTCGTCGCGGACGGACACGATGACCTCGTTGCCGAGGTCTTCCAGCAGCACCCACGCCTGGGCACCTTCGGCGTGCTTCGCCACGTTGGCCAGCGCTTCGCGCACCGCGTCGACCAGTTCGGCGGTGACCGCCGCGGGCAGCGACACCGGCCCGGCCGGAGCCGAGATGTGCACGGTCGGCGTGCCCAGCAACTGCAGGGCTGCGCGCAGGTCGGTGGTTTCGTCGGTCGGCCGCGTCGGCTCGGTGGTGACCAGCGCACGCAGGGCGATCTCCTGCTCACCGGCCAGTTCTGCGAGTTCGGCGGCCTCCCCGCCGAGTTCGGCACCGCGTTTGCGGACGCGGGCGAGCACTTGGAGCACGCTGTCGTGGATCGACCGCGCCAGCCGCTCGCGTTCGGTGGTCGCCGCCTCGGTGCGCAACGCCTGCGCCAGTGCCGAAC from the Amycolatopsis magusensis genome contains:
- the ptsP gene encoding phosphoenolpyruvate--protein phosphotransferase; its protein translation is MSQVTQEQGSLSGVAVSPGRASGPVVRVAEPLGAPPSTPAPPDPAAEAARIEPAAQLVAARLEKQAVTATGEAATILQTTAAMAADPTLVSQAENLVKTERLPAARAVHQAAEGFAEMLAAAGGYMAERVRDIHDIRDRIIAELLGLAPPGVPELAGPSVLVARDLAPADTAGLDPAKVLALVTEEGGPTSHTAILARALGIPAVVAVRGLLAFDAEALVVDGDTGEVGLADASAPVLAATTGGPAEWNGTGVTADGHRVKVLGNVGSAADAQAAADAGAEGVGLFRTEFCYLDASTEPTVEAQRAAYTAVLAPFKGKPVIVRTLDAGADKPLAFLSPDTEPNPALGVRGLRIAFDRPEILDRQLEAIALAARDSGAEVSVMAPMVATAAEAAWFAERVHAAGIARAGVMIEIPAAALAAREILDAVDFVSIGTNDLAQYTFAADRQLGAVAALNDPWQPALLRLIALIGKAAAETGKPAGVCGEAAADPHLARVLAGLGLTSLSMNAAAVRAVGASLAAVTLEECEEAAAAALAAADPAKARQAVKAR
- a CDS encoding DUF1707 SHOCT-like domain-containing protein, which translates into the protein MSDRELRVSDAERDHVAALLQKAVGQGLLDLEEFTARTDLALAARTRGELNRVLTDLPGLVHHGANGTVPARRDRLVLKTMLGSSKRAGQWRVPHEILVQNQIGSTELDFSEAAISHTEVRIELNVAAGSVELLLPPHASLSTSDVRVVAGSLTDRTEFDRASGRPRFVLTGSVYAGSVQIRTPRYYRFGRLQVRTPWRVTWL
- a CDS encoding DUF1707 SHOCT-like domain-containing protein, which produces MGEPQTDQLPVPAESNDEGEAGKTAPEQPKEFSPRDLRVSDAEREHVVGVLQKAIGRGMLDLDEFTERTDKALASRTRGELNSVLADLPGLVHRDAAPVLATGAAPAPSAAHSYPYTPPSGKPLELRAHASNLKRSGEWQVPSHLLVRNKYASTKLDFTEAVLTSPVIYIELDTKWGGVELVVPDEAGVDLNAITEIKWGSVEDKRKRQPASGSPTIIVTGRVHGGPLVIRNGRRHRW
- a CDS encoding response regulator — encoded protein: MSAISVMVVDDHPIWRDGVARDLGEHGFEVLATAPDGDAAIRIARTVRPDVVLMDMNLGETSGVTATRAITGALPETKVLVLSASGEHEDVLEAVKAGASGYLVKSASSTELAEAVRRTAAGDTVFTAGLAGLVLGEYRRMADAPTVAGEPPRLTERETDVLRQVAKGLTARQIAEKLVISHRTVENHVQSTLRKLQLHNRVELARYAIEHGLDT
- the macS gene encoding MacS family sensor histidine kinase, whose translation is MSTRFGPTARDLASPLWWGAIGLRVLTLVFAAGIVVVHQDEYRRAWLAWAVLGVMTVWTGLTSVVYAREAQRWHWRWLVVADVVVTAGLMLTSPWILADAQFDAADPLITTVWAAVPQLVAGARFGATGGLLGGLVIALATGFARGEFTVDVARDGVLLLASGLLIGMTATTARRSGSALAQALRTEAATTERERLARSIHDSVLQVLARVRKRGAELGGEAAELAELAGEQEIALRALVTTEPTRPTDETTDLRAALQLLGTPTVHISAPAGPVSLPAAVTAELVDAVREALANVAKHAEGAQAWVLLEDLGNEVIVSVRDDGPGIPAGRLELARAEGRLGVANSIRGRVAGLGGTISLDTAPGAGTEWEIRVPKGAPG